The Haliaeetus albicilla chromosome 9, bHalAlb1.1, whole genome shotgun sequence genomic sequence TTTACTCTCACCTAGTGCAGAGTAACTGACTGCAAGGCTGGCTGTGTTACAGGAGAGTGATAAAGAATGAGATCATGCTTTCTGGAAGGCAAGATTCAtgtgcttggggaaaaaaaggaatatgcTGTAAGATCTACTCCCAGTACACAAAGATTACTGAAGTGTTATGATAAATAAAGGAGTAAAAGCAATTTACTTATAAAGCTGAATCCATGCCCTACATGAAAGGATAGATTCACGTTAGATTGTAAAACGCTTTGATGTAAATTATTGTGTTTGTATTGCAATAGGTTTGTGTCAGTTGTTGCCTTTGCTTTAGCAGTTACAAGAAGCACTGCTTGCTCACCTGTGCAAGAGCTCACGCTGGTGGTGCTGCTCAGGGTCGCTGGCAAGGCTGGTGTAACTGCACCCCTAACTTCCTATTCACAGACACCCGTGGGATTCTGCGAGTGTAgatttctgtggggtttttaagCTGCAGTAACCTCCATTTGTGGAAAATACGGTTGTTAAAGACATGTCAATGTTTAGAAGACAGGCAGCGATACCTATCTGGTAGGCAGAGTTATATTCAGTGTAGTTATATTGTGCATGTAGCAATTTTGCATCCAACTTTAAATAGATGGGGGTCTGCTCTGCCATACCCAAGTTGCTGTAGCTGCTTTTTGGGTGTCATATTACAGTGCACAGAAGAACTGATGTGAAATTTGAGATATGAGCTCCTTTTTCTATGGCCACCTTGCTTGCTGACCAATGCAAACAttttggaaggggaaaaaaaaccccacaaaccagCAATACCACAGTGTTACTAATTTTTCTATGCTTGAGGAAATATTCTGTCCTGACAGTTGCATGCAGTGAATGTGCCCTCCCTGCTGCGGGAAGCGTGCTTAGCTGGTTGACATCAGCAGTGTGTCCTCAGATCAGGCTCTGCTCCTGGGCAGTTGGAGTTGGTGAGGAGACAACATTTAGTTTAGGAAGAGAGAAGAGTAGGTACATGCATGAACAGAACAGGAGAGCTCAGCAACTAGCGTGTATGCGTAGGAGTTACCAGCTGGGAAGGTAAAAGGTGAGAGAACATAATTTGtatgtttaaaatacatttgctgcTCTCTGGCAACTGTTTTGATCTGGGAGAGCCTGCAGGAGGTGGGATCTAGCTGGCTTTGCCCTCTCTAAGGACTTTGATTAAACCCTTCTTTGATCCCACGTTTGGAAATCTCAGCACCTCTTTTCTGAGAACAGTTAATGGGTTTCCTCCCTGTATGTACGGACTGCTCAAAGCTGCTGTGGTGTTCATAAGATTGCTTTGGAGTCGTGTGCAGAGGAAGGTGCTCAAGAGGGGTGTTTGCAGGATGTCTGTTTGGACAGGCCCACCAAAGAGAGCTCTCTGGTAAAGCACAGCGCACGTGGACTTACCTGCTGGCAGTAAGTGCTGAGCCGCCCATTTCTGCGATGCTTTCAGTTCAGCTCTGGTTTGCTGTAGCTCTTTCCACAGAGAGTTCAAAATGATATTGTCTCCTCTGGTGGGACTGAATTTATCCTGCTGAAAAGCTGTCTCCTGAGCCTCTGCCTCAGACCTCCTCAGCCAAGCGCTCTCCAGCCGGCCAAGCCTGCCGGACACGTTGTGGCTCAGCAGCAGAATGTGCTCAAGAACCTTTCCTTGCTCGGACTCGTGAAGCCTCTTGGCTTCTTCAACTTGGTCAGTGTTCCTTACAAGCGCCTGCTCTACCTGTGACATGACGTGGGAGGTGACTTTCTCGATGGTGGCGGTGAAGGTGCCTGCGAGGTTGGTGGTGAGCTggctcagctctgctttcaggGTCTGCAGGTCCACCTTCAGGATCTCATCCATCTGCTGCAGCATCATGTTCTCTTTCATTTGAGAGTTCTCGAGCATGATGAAGAGCTTGTCCCACTCAGTGTGCTCTCGCTGGCAGTCGCATGAAACAGCTGGAATGGAAGATACAGATGTTGCTATTCCTTTGtacttacatttttaaacagaaggaGCATTTGACAAAATCTGGCTCTGTGCAAGGCTTACAAGCTCCAGACTGTCAGTGCGTGTCCCTCTATATCAAAGCAGGAAAGTGGTGTGTATTAtagctattttaaaattgtcatCGGCAGTCTTTTGCAGGAACACTGAAAAATAGAGAGTATAAAGCAAATTCCAAGGCACGCCATCCAAGTGCTTTAGCATTTGCTGACCATAATAACCTACTGGTGCAAGCACATGCTTCTTCctctgagaaaaatatttatgtttgtaATAACTGTTACAAGAGCTAGGCAACAAAGAATGCAATTCTGCACTTAACACAAATTTAGTTTAAATCTACTTACTTTCCTCAGTACCAAGAACTGGACCTTCAATTTCATTATCCATATTCACATACATGAGATCATAGTCGTCATCTTCATccagaacagaaacagaagccCTGAAAACACAGAACAGCATAAGCAGAGAAAGTATTTCTTGGGGCAGCATTCTTTAGCTGCTTCCTGAAAATAGCTGGGCTGTCTGGAGCTAAAGTCTAAGTCAGACTTCAGCAGAGACAAGACTGCTAGTGAGACACAGCGAGCCCCTAATAAATGCTCCGAGCGCCTCAGCTTGAATGAATGAGCAATGCTAGTGCCAGTGTTGTAATAAGAGCACTTCTGACTGTTGGTTTTGGCCGAGAGGAGAAGGGGGCGTGCAGCTTGCTCAATTCCAGCCTTCCAGGTTTGCACTGGGGGGAGATGTACTGGCTCACGAAGGGGAAGAAACGGGAAAAACTGCTCTTGCGAGCTGCCGCTTCCCTTCCAAGTGCAGATTGCTGTAACGTGCATCAATGCGAGGGTGAGAGTGGGGGGTGCAATCACTTGGAGTTCTCTGCCTGCGAGCACTGGCTGCATCAGTTATGTTATTTTGTGTTATTTGCGGAAAGGAAAGTGTTCTCTGCAAACTCATTTTGTAGTTGGTATGTGCCAGGGCTCTGGAGGGGTTTCgtagaaaaataaacatacctGGAGTTGGTTTGGATACACACGTATGGTTTAACCTAAATATTGTAGCTTTTTTTGATAGTTACATATAAAAACTTCTATTATATACTGACAGTTTACTGCTTTAAGCAATAAAGGAGAACTCATAAAGACAGCTTGttaaagttttgcttttctagcCCTAATTACCAACAACAACATCATAACTATGCGGATAATAGGTTACTGCTAGTATCTTGTTTTGCGAGCATGTAGATTAGCAGCTGCATGATTAGAGTTGTTTCTgttaacttggaaaaaaacaaaacaaggcacTCTTGGATTAGACATTAATCTAGTGCTAAGTATTATTGTTTTTGGTGttaatctgttttaaattctgGAAGGCTTATCAGTTCAATGGGCCATTAATTATTTCAGAGATGCGTTGCTTAGGTGAGATTAGGGATAATATGGTACAAATTATATATTGGCTATGAAATATTCAGAGaatagcaaaaaaccccacataatTGCATCTAGCTTCCAATCAGTGTTCCCTTTCCATTTGAGTCTGGTTTAGCCCCTTATCACTTGATGCAGGAGTGTGTAAAGAGGGCCCTGTACTTCTGTTCTTGTTCATTCTCCCTCCAACACCCGGGCCACGAGTGGGAAGTGCGGCTGCATGAGGCAGCAGAGACAGTGTGCGTGGCCTCAAGCGTTGCTCCCTCCTGCAGCGGGGACCAGGAGGCACTTTGCAGGTTTCTCCTTTTGCTCTGGAGGGAGGTAAGGCTGGAgctgcctgctccccagcccctccaggcTTGCTCCACACACCCCCGGGCAGCCCGCTGCTCCAGGGCCGCAGAAAACTGCTGAGAGTCTGGTGCTGCACCAGATGCCTCCTAGCACCCAGCCTTGCTAGTGCAAACCTAGGCTGCCTGTGTGTTGGACTGCTGGCCACGGTACTGTGCTATTCCTGCGTGCCAAACTGGTCTCACTGTTTCACACTGTGTGTATGTGGGGTTTCTGCCACTGTGGGGCCTCCAGCTGCTCTTCCACAACCACAAATAATAAATAGTAACATTGACGCAATACGTTAGAAACCTCAAAACTTTGGTAAAGTAGAGGTGAACATTTTGGGGAGGTACATGCCTAACTTCGGTcatcctggggaaaaaaattaggtgTGGGCTCTTATCTTTGAATACTCAATTTTTAGGGAATGTCAAAACACCACTGTATAGCTTCGAGAGTTCCTTCTGTCCATGTTACATTTGCAGTGTGCTACaaggctctttttttcctttttctttttttcttttttttttttttttttacaggctCTCTGTGCTGCTGAGTTGGGCAGAGAGCACAAGGCAACCTTTGCTGCTCGTCGTCCGTGCAGGGAACGTGGCCAAAGTGCGCCCGGAGCATGGTCCTGGGGCAGCCGGGGCGGGCTGGCATTGTCACAGCACGCAGTTGTGGTTGCTCCTGCTGTACgtgcctcctccctgcctgacTTGCAGCCAGAATTGCAAAGCCATCGAGTGTCCCCAACTGTACATTAGTTTCTGCCTGAGTTGCATAATTCCCAGTGTGTGGTCTGCTTGGAAAGTCTGAGAAAATCTAATCTGGAAAGTATTGGGGGGGTAAGGGTGgtaggggaaggaagagggaaagaaggtAATTAAGGAGTAGAGTATAATGTTTTTCCATTCTCAGACAACAAACATACTTTTCAGGCTCTTAGTTTAGACTGAGACAGATGAAGCAGGATGGAAAAAAGTGAATTACTTGGGAGCGGGTACAATATCACCTCTGACTGCCCGAGCTCTGAGAATCAAAAGGTTGGTGAGTTGCTTGTGCGTCATACCCttagaaactgaaaaggtgTGACAAACAAATGGCAAGAAGTACTCAGAGCTAACttgaaacatgaaaagaaaagagtgAATTGGGTTGTGCTCCATGACCTTTCTTAAGTTATATGAGGAACAGACACAAACTGTAGTATCTGCTTGGATCATTTACAAGTTTGTATACACAGGTTATTCAATTAAAAGCAATTCCATGTCAGTGAGGTCGCTTTAATATCACTCCAAAGTGATGGGGTTGCTTCTAAattgcctttgcttttcatttatctTGGTTAGTGAATATAAATGCGGCAATGCTTGCTGTAGGAAACTGCCCAAATTTGTGTTTGTACGAAGTATTTTTGTCCAGAGAAGTTTCATGGCTGCAATCCATCATGTTGTGTCACATCAAATTGCATCCCTCTTCTAATACATCTGACACTTGAAATGCTTGTTTTCTCAGGTTGAATAATTAGTCTTACTTTCCAGACACCTTCCTATCTGTGACATCCCAGCTTAGGCAATAGCACGTCTCAGGTTTGTGCCTGTCTTTCCTTGTTTGAAGCTGCTAGTTTTTGTTACTCTCTGCTGAATTCCTTCCCTCTACACTTTTACAGCTGAGATTAATTTTGTCTGTCCAGGAACATGGGAATTTCATCTTTTGCAATTGTTACCATTGCTGAAATTTGACTGGAGCTTAAGGGTTCTCTTCCATATGAGCAGAAAACTTCCAGTAGAAACTAAATGTGTGCAAGTGCAAAGAGAGGACTTATTTCTGTAAGCACTAAGTTatccagagaagaaaataatttttagtgtATTCAGTTACAAAATTGTTCTATTTCAAACTCAGATATGAGTCTAGAAAAGTTAAAGTAAATGCATGGTCCCACCATTTTAGTTCTAACTTTGGGTGGATTGGTGCTTTGCCTGAATCCCACGGTACGTTAGTGAGACTCGTAAAAATGTGACACTTTTTTACAGACTCACTTGTAACATCAGGAAGAGATTTGCACAAAGAA encodes the following:
- the PTX3 gene encoding pentraxin-related protein PTX3, with the translated sequence MLPQEILSLLMLFCVFRASVSVLDEDDDYDLMYVNMDNEIEGPVLGTEETVSCDCQREHTEWDKLFIMLENSQMKENMMLQQMDEILKVDLQTLKAELSQLTTNLAGTFTATIEKVTSHVMSQVEQALVRNTDQVEEAKRLHESEQGKVLEHILLLSHNVSGRLGRLESAWLRRSEAEAQETAFQQDKFSPTRGDNIILNSLWKELQQTRAELKASQKWAAQHLLPAGCETAILFPMRSKKIFGSVHPTAGMTLHSFTACIWIKVTEVLDKTIVFSYGTKLNPYEIQLYLSQESAVLVVGGDQHKLAVKNVVAPGKWMHLCGAWSSENGSASLWVKGELAATASDFADAHTVPDGGILQLGQEKNGCCIGGGFDEALAFSGKLTGFNMWDRVLSAKEIAAQSGEDACSIRGNIIGWGVTEVLPYGGAQYVS